The DNA region ATTTgtagtttcttttcttttccatgtATATTTTAGGAAAAATTACTTTTTTCCCCTTAAATGATGGGATTCGTATCAATTTTGTTAGCAACTTTGAGTTGTATTAATACCAAAGTTTAAAAGTATCATTCCTTTGTTcccttctcattcttcttcttcacttgtttaCCTTCAATCCTTATAttatgctttcttttggctacaAAGGTTTATACTTGATATGGTTATGAGGTGGAGAAACTGCCTGCATTCTATAAACCATCGAGCATTCAAATTGATCCGTATAAATACCTTTGTGATTTATACTAAATGTGTGCTTTCTCTCAAAATCTCAAATTAATACTATCCATTCTGTTAGGCTGTAAACTCAATATCCTGATACTTGTCTAGGGATACACTTAATAAGCACTTAATTTGTGTAGTCTAATTCAATTGTGTTAGGCATCTAACATTGTTTCCATAGTCAAGCTAACTAATACACCAATATCCAGTTATCTATGTTCTATTGATATCGTGGCCAGTTAAACCATTATTTAAATCTATGTTTTAGATTGTTTTTCATACTAGCATGTTGTATCACTCTTTGCTTATTCCTTTGCTGTAGTATCAACTTGAAATATGAGAATAATCTTTAAGCTCAATCACAATTCAAGATTTAGCAGCATTTTGAAGAAGATGGTGTTTCAACATTGCTCTAAAAGGTGATATTagtaattcttaatttaatattctcctctattgtaatattattttaatggtgATTGTCTGAGGTTATTGAAATTTATTATGTCAATACAAGTAGAATCTTTTTGAGTTTCTGAGATTATCtgtttaaataaaaatcttctcttcctATTAGCTAATTCTGTTGCTTGCTAGTGATTATGCTTATCTACTATTTGCTTTACTCTCACATGTGAGAGTCAGTTCTTTTCTTACATGTTTGTTTATATCatatatttaagtttattttatttataacaaGTACTCTCTTTTTCCTTGTGTTTAAGAAAGTGAAAGTGAGGATGATGGTCTTGACATGGGTGATTATGATGATGTTGAGGAACCTGAAAATGAACCAGAGGCTGTTAGGAAAGAACCAACCATTGAGAAACCTGCTCCTGTTTCAGCACTACCCAAAGATGCTGAAAGGCAACTGTCAAAGAAGGAgcttaagaaaaaggaaatggcAGAGCTAGATGCACTTCTATATGAAATGGGCattgcaaattttaattagtttatttttgataGATAGTAAATTTTAATTCACTTATGTTGCTTCATACATATGAAGCGACTGTTTAATGTGTGTTGAATTTGTTTATCCTTGTTATGTAGACAAGAAGCTATTGGAGCAAAGTAGTgaaggggagaagaaagaaagtgaTAGTGCTCCTTCAGAGAACAGaatcttaaagaagaagaaatccaagaaagaaaaatCATCAAAGGAACAGGAGGAGCATGATCAAAATCAggagaaaggagacattgaagCTGAAGTGACAGATGCATTTGCAGTTGACGTAAAGGAAAGGATAAAGAAGGTGGCCTACCATGATGTAGAAGAAATCAAGCAAAGAGATGGATGCcgaacagttgaataaaaggaCTTCTTACTTAAGtagtaggctaattggtacctcaacTAGTCAATTGgtggatacggacttgatgtgtataatatttatgtggatacggacttgatgtgtataatatttatgtgttggttacatggatattgacttgtCTGTATAATATCAGTTTTTCACTATTTCAGAAATCGAatctgtgtcgttaaacaatactgatattacatcgattttccactgctgcaaaatcggtgtcattaactaataatattacatcggtcgtataccgcacccaaaactggtgttattaacatataatattacatcggttttacacccgatgtcgttaagtgctACTACACCAGTTTTAACccaatgtctaaaatgacagaccttttacatcaccttcatagacatcggtcgaaaatgtaatagacaccagtggaaaaccgatgtctatgagggtttttattgtagtgcaagctagcttggccgaccccctttaggtgggtatagaaggtgggtataggtgggtatagtactctataaataagaggctacgatagggaccgagaggaggaattgattttggtctaccgataaaattaagcatcccgtgttcgccccgaacacacaacttaattttatcaataacaattcattccactagagaactattattgaactaccgcaccaatcccaaattacatttttaggctccttattatgagtgtgttagtctccctgtgtttaagatgtcgaatgtccactaattaagtgagttactgacaactcatttaattaatatcttaatccaagaatagtaccactcaaccttatcgtcatgtcggactaagtccacttgcagggtttaacatgacaatctttataagctcatcttggggacattatcaacctaaattactaggacacagtttccttctataatcaacaacacacactataagtgatatcatttcccaacttatcgggcttattgattcatcgaattaaatcttacccattgataaattaaagaaataaataacaaatatatgtacttgttattatattaggattaagagcacacacttccataataactgagatctttgttcctttataaagtcagtataaaagaaaacgatctctgatggtcctactcaatacactctaagtgtactagtgtaattatatagttaagataaactaatacctaattacactacgaccttctaatgactTGTTCCTTTCTaatttgatcgtgagctactgtttataatttataaggtactgataacatcatcttctgtatgtgacaccacatactatgttatctacaatataaattaattgaacaactacaacaaatgtagatgatttgaccaaatgtgattctttattcaaaataaatgtttacaaaagcttaggctttcagtatacactctaacattacacaccatgaggaatcataagcaagcatagtttaggttttaaactttctctaatccttttatttcttcttgaccgaaacctaaaggagcatgattctaagtttttaaacaacataaagcatgaaaatcttaaaccaacatcatataatggattacacaccatgaggaatcataagcaaacataatttaggttttaaaactttctctaatccttttatttcttcttggccgaaacctaaaggagcatggttctaagttagcaacataaagcatgaaaaccttaaaccaacatcatataatggattgcacaccatgaggaatcataagcaagcatagtttaagttttaaactttctctaatctttttatttcttcttaaccggaacctaaaggagcatggttctaagtttttaagcaacataaaacatgaaaatcttaaaccaacatcatataatgaattacacaccatgaggaatcataagcaagcatagtttaggttttaaactttctctaatccttttatttcttcttggccgaaacctaaagtagtatgattctaagtttttaagcaacataaagcatgaaaaccttaaaccaacatcatataatggattacacaccatgaggaatcataagcaagcatagtttaggttttaaactttctctaatccttttatttcttcttggccgaaacctaaaggagcatggttctaagtttttaagcaacataaagaaaaataacgaggaaaactacttgtactacaggtgagatgaatacttacatcctcttgcttgattTACTAAGAAAAGTACCCTtggtggaggagaagaagaagacttccgCTTCTAGGACTCCCCTTTGTGTACCTCGCTTGTGAGAAGGATTAGGCCTTAAGGACTCTTCCTTGTGTAGTTTTCTTAGGGAATAACCTTAAGTTTGTTTTCAGAAATGGGAGAGGGGAAACTTAGGatttcggtggaggaagaagaaggagaagaaggaaggagaaaacCAATTTCCCTTGCCCTCTTATTCcttttttattctaaatgaaagaaggaagaatgaacttttctttcctttatctttttattcctatttattctaaataaaaGGAAGAGGGAAGAACACAACTTGTCATTCTCTTGCTTTCTCCCTTAATCCCTCTCACTTATTCTTGGTGAAAGAAGAAAAGTGTTCCCTTACCTTCCCTACCTTTAACCACAAATTCCATTTCCTTTCTAACAATACTTcatcttggtctattggttattCCATACCACTTAAATCATAccacttgttaagaggttcaaggttcacacCTTggccatgcctctttttggttctatttttttttttttttttgcagaagGAACCCACATAAAACTCATTCTAATCATGCAAAAACTATATAAAATTACTAGAGACTTTATGGGTGTTACATGTTCCGAATAGGAGGTTCTGGTGAGTTCAGTTTTCTTCAGCCCTTTCCAGTCTACATTTCCTACTTTTGTTCAGGAAATTGTACCGCATAattattactattagttataacttattatgCCTGTCTATCTGGTATCTGCTAAGTTATTGAAATCACACAGTTGATATATTGTTATTTCAGGCTTCAGGTAGatattatggagtcgcttggagtatcctgtctgccggtcctACGTCACATATGAAGATCTGTTTTATGGTTTCTTTAGTACTTTATTTGGTTTATGTATTCGGGGTACTTAGCTTTATATATTCCGGATTTGTTTCTGGATTGTTGTGATGTGGTGTCTTgtattgttttgttgtgtggtgtaaacCTAGCTGGCTAGCAGTCTGGTTTttggtttgtaattattttctatcgttttccactgtgtttttggtttttagtacaactgagtgggttgtttaatatatatatatatatatatataactgcgtgattgtgaaTATTTCATTCCAACCGAGTGGGCTaattataaactgtgtggttgtgtatatattccagccatgTGTGGATGATTTATATTTTTGTATGTATAAATACGTTAGATTGTCACgtatacaggggagatgttgccagaTTTTTCCTCTAGCTGAGACTCCGTCGGgatgtgacaatttatttggtatcaaagccataGGTTTACGAGGCCTGctttttgtgttttgatttcgtgttttgattttctcgatgtgactttttcgagttttgggacccgGCAATGGCAGAACatttccaagctataggaggtatgttgataTATTTTTATCATGCATTTCTATTGGTATATGCATTATTGTCTattatagttatgacatgtattagcactctttattagtacctgtctagttcctgtagcatatattacatgtgttgggtcaaccactgatcatggtcgattctaatggagatcaaggattacatcTCAGgaattttcatatcataccaccagtagttttagcatCTGTTACTACTAGTTAGGAGTTAGAGGCATATACCAGCCCCTGCTATCATTAGCTGGGTAGTGGTTAGTAACTAcatatttatgtttcttgatacTCAACCAGTAGAGTACCTATTTACTTTAATTAGTTACATTAgtagatgattgatttactcttgttagatcagtcAGTAAAAGACTGATTTACGCTTGTCAACTTGGGTAGTCatggatcgatttaccttagtttcttgtggaggattaatgtacTCTTGTTAgatttagttagtagatgaccaatCTAATTTTTGGTTGGTCTGATCAGcaggggatcgacttactctattttatagagatgttGATCTTTGAGTTACTCATGCTTAGTTAGATATTgtaagcacatttgagtacatgacttgtatcgatatggaaaagactgaattagccgtatgtCATTGTcagtttggtcagtctatagaggatcgatgtatcctattccatgagggCTTTAATATTAGACTGTATGTCCCTGGttagataacttagaaggtgcatTTGGGCTACGTGACCCCCACTGATGTAAGaaggtgtagagctaattgcttaacacttaggaGATATAACCGCTACCAAagtgttagttgattaacacctatgAGATCCACTATTCCGAGTGGAAATATCATATGATGATCTACGAGTGGTAGAGTGTCAATTGATAGATATTTTGACTAGCTATTTAGTTATAGTGTTTCTCTATCTTGTGTGCATTGCTCGCCTCTAGAGGTTCTAAACCTCAGGTAGAGCAACCATAGCATGAAGTACTACAACACAATGGTTAGATGACTCAACTAATATTGTCTCTATCAAGTAGCTTAAGGCCTTGATCACGTGATCATTCACCAAGGTCTTGAGGTCTATATGTTAGATCAAAGAGTGTTCGACCTTTTGTCGACATTTGATGGAGGATATTTACAGTCACGACTATGAGAGTTCTAGAAATACACTCTTgataggtagactcttagtcaggaggttgagtgaaccattagatatagtctatGTAGTGgtacaacatagacatgcaatgtTAAACCATGGAGAGTATTTCTTTCTTGGCCTCTATTTGTTCATTTGAACTTGGAGCATGATTATTACTAGATGATTAGGCTGCCATACCTTGGATTgtctatgattattatttttcctgcttgatacttatgcttgatttttgaggtataccactaacccatgagagtaggtagcatagggtTTTGTTTGGTTGAATGGGTTAATATGCTGATTATGTATATCTATGTTGTGTGTACAGATGATTGGTAAATGTTGTAGGAGTCTTAGGATAGACGGTCTATTTGCAGGTAGTGTTTGTATACAtgtccagttatgattgttgtagGTTTCTTGTGAATTATATGTGGTTAGGTGTATGTGTCTGATTGTTTTATTGGAGCTATCTTGTCGATTGAACCTGTgttgtggtatgtgcacatgtgtttgggtgttttattggaggtatcttgtcgattgAATCTAGGTAGTGGTATGTGAACATGTATTTGGGTGTTATgatggaggtatcttgtcgattaaatctatgtcgTGGTATGTGTACATGTGATTTGGTGTattattcgaggtatcttgttgattatatcagTTCTATGTGTGCACTCATGTCTattatgtttattggaagtattatgttgattatactctttgtgtatgtgtatatatgttatgtgagtattattggaggagTATTATCTATTATACCCACGCTGATATATGCACACGTGTtcagtatgtattgttggaggtatcatgctgatcatacctatgttgtgtgtgctcaCGTgcgtgttgtgtgtgcacgtgagtaaggtgtattattggtagtatcatgatgattctacctatgttgagcgTCTACCATTTTGTCTTTGGTTGTATaccttgtcaactaattctcctactaGTGACtgacccactacgatgttgagagagttgacaatgGATTTGATATATTtattaggttgttatacccttggcTACCCACGGTGACCCGTGGTAAAGCGATCTCATGcaatctctagctagatagttagatgtcttgatCACTTatagattgtttgtggtggagcgtaacTCCCACATATTAtagattgttgtggtagagcattgctcccacatattatggatcgtttgtggtggagcgttgctcccacatattgaggattgcttgtagtagagcgttgctcccacaagGCTgatagtgccctagatgttatcatggactcgatgatctgggtatccctaggatattggattaGTATATGTTATCTTTATTGATGATGTGGTGATCTATTCCTAATCCGAAGTGTATCATgtacacaccatcttcgcatagttctaaggatgtttcgacgagaacatttaTATGTGAaattcagtagtgcgtattttgattgtcttctgtgagatgattgaaacacatggtcaccagtaggggtaTACCATGGATCCAcaagagatagaggttgttaccagttgggagttgtCGTAgcctatacaggagactcgcaacttcctttgtcaaACTAGTTATTACCAGAGCTTCGTTGAGGGTTTTCCTCACGTTGCTATGCCACTAACACGCCTAACCAAGAAATGGGTGAAGTTCACGTGGCCAAAAGCcggcgagaccagcttccaagaACTGAATCGGAGATCTGTGTCGGCACCAGTTCTGGTTTTGCCTCTAGAGAGGACGAGTTCGTACTCTATACCGAGGCTTCTCTACAAGGTTTGGGCTCTGTTTTGATGCAACATGGCAAG from Zingiber officinale cultivar Zhangliang chromosome 4B, Zo_v1.1, whole genome shotgun sequence includes:
- the LOC121975068 gene encoding uncharacterized protein LOC121975068 isoform X1, with product MSARPALNVAELGFEFEANPLTRWFGHSTFSTFEMDKKLLEQSSEGEKKESDSAPSENRILKKKKSKKEKSSKEQEEHDQNQEKGDIEAEVTDAFAVDVKERIKKVAYHDVEEIKQRDGCRTVE
- the LOC121975068 gene encoding uncharacterized protein LOC121975068 isoform X2, producing MSARPALNVAELGFEFEANPLTRWFGHSTFSTFEMESESEDDGLDMGDYDDVEEPENEPEAVRKEPTIEKPAPVSALPKDAERQLSKKELKKKEMAELDALLYEMGIANFN
- the LOC121975068 gene encoding uncharacterized protein LOC121975068 isoform X3, which produces MSARPALNVAELGFEFEANPLTRWFGHSTFSTFEMVKVRMMVLTWVIMMMLRNLKMNQRLLGKNQPLRNLLLFQHYPKMLKGNCQRRSLRKRKWQS